One genomic region from Sphingomicrobium aestuariivivum encodes:
- a CDS encoding winged helix-turn-helix transcriptional regulator, with product MDVTTRRAETDEPELEHLHLAGCKNVAPVLNRVGDKWSMLIVMVLATGSRRFNELKREVDGISQRMLTRSLRGLERDGLVDRTVTPTIPPRVDYELTELGRSLTGPVKALGDWAIEHIDCIRAAQARYDDREDTV from the coding sequence ATGGATGTAACCACGCGGCGAGCCGAGACTGACGAGCCCGAGCTCGAACATCTCCACCTCGCCGGCTGCAAGAATGTCGCCCCCGTCCTCAACCGTGTCGGCGACAAATGGTCGATGCTCATCGTCATGGTGCTGGCCACCGGCAGCCGCCGCTTCAACGAGCTGAAGCGCGAGGTGGACGGCATCTCGCAGCGCATGCTCACCCGCAGCCTGCGCGGTCTGGAGCGCGACGGCCTCGTCGATCGCACGGTCACCCCGACCATCCCGCCGCGGGTCGATTACGAGCTGACCGAACTCGGCCGGTCGCTTACCGGCCCCGTCAAGGCGCTGGGCGACTGGGCGATCGAGCATATCGACTGCATCCGCGCCGCCCAGGCGCGCTACGACGACCGCGAAGACACAGTTTGA
- a CDS encoding FMN-dependent NADH-azoreductase, translated as MTILHIDSSTQGDASVTRDLTAYAVGKMTGEKVERLDLVADPIPHLVGRPEANAYVEQLKAADTIVIGAPTYNFTVSTQLKAWIDRVAVAGETFRYTENGPEGLLRDKRVIVMIASGGVYEEGHSFEHNQSYLRAFFQFLGLEAEFVIANGVAMGEEARAKAITEAKAKIDKIAASREFA; from the coding sequence ATGACCATTCTCCATATCGACAGTTCGACGCAGGGCGATGCCAGCGTCACGCGTGACCTCACCGCTTATGCGGTCGGCAAGATGACAGGCGAGAAGGTGGAGCGCCTCGACCTGGTTGCCGACCCGATCCCGCACCTCGTCGGTCGGCCGGAGGCCAATGCCTATGTCGAGCAGCTGAAGGCCGCCGACACCATCGTCATCGGCGCCCCGACCTACAACTTCACCGTGTCGACCCAGCTCAAGGCCTGGATCGACCGCGTCGCGGTGGCGGGCGAAACCTTCCGCTACACCGAGAACGGCCCCGAGGGGCTGCTGCGCGACAAGCGGGTGATCGTCATGATCGCGTCCGGCGGTGTGTATGAGGAAGGCCACAGCTTCGAGCATAACCAGAGCTACCTGCGCGCCTTCTTCCAGTTCCTCGGGCTCGAAGCGGAATTCGTGATCGCCAACGGCGTGGCGATGGGCGAGGAAGCGCGTGCCAAGGCCATCACGGAAGCGAAAGCGAAGATCGACAAGATCGCCGCAAGCCGCGAATTCGCCTGA
- a CDS encoding dihydrolipoamide acetyltransferase family protein: MGTYNFKLPDIGEGIAEAEIVEWHVAVGDMIEEDAHLADMMTDKATVEMESPVAGKVVKLAGEVGDMIAIGSVLVEIETAGDAAPAEEAPAPAAEEEMPLGDGAEEPTSAQEEEIPVVDQAETAPAPAPEPETHAESKGDKVLASPTVRQRARDLGIDLAQVKTTSDRVRHADLDAYLLYNGGSVSHGGSAPRRDETIKVVGMRRKIAENMQAAKRKIPHFTLVDEFDMTALEETRAMMNKDRGGQPKLTVLPFLITAMAKALPDYPMLNATYDDEANIITRSGAMHLGMAAQTDAGLMVPVIKNAEAKSVWQLASEINRLAEEARSGKIDRADLQGATISLSSLGPMGGLVSTPVISPPQVAIIAVNKMQELPVIEDGEIVAKKKMNLSLSCDHRVVDGWDAASFLQHLRSFIENPIRLLSA, encoded by the coding sequence ATGGGTACGTACAACTTCAAGCTCCCCGACATTGGCGAAGGCATCGCCGAGGCCGAGATCGTTGAATGGCATGTCGCAGTCGGCGACATGATCGAGGAAGACGCCCATCTCGCCGACATGATGACCGACAAGGCTACGGTGGAGATGGAAAGCCCCGTCGCCGGCAAGGTCGTGAAGCTCGCGGGCGAGGTCGGCGACATGATCGCCATCGGCTCGGTGCTGGTCGAGATCGAGACCGCGGGCGACGCCGCCCCCGCCGAGGAAGCGCCCGCCCCCGCCGCCGAAGAGGAAATGCCGCTCGGCGACGGCGCCGAAGAGCCGACCAGCGCGCAGGAAGAGGAAATTCCCGTCGTCGACCAGGCCGAGACGGCGCCTGCCCCGGCGCCCGAGCCCGAAACCCACGCCGAAAGCAAGGGCGACAAGGTCCTCGCCTCGCCCACCGTTCGCCAGCGCGCCCGCGATCTCGGCATCGACCTTGCGCAGGTGAAGACCACCTCGGACCGCGTCCGTCACGCCGACCTCGACGCCTACCTCCTCTACAATGGCGGCAGCGTCAGCCACGGCGGCTCGGCCCCGCGCCGCGACGAGACCATCAAGGTCGTCGGCATGCGCCGCAAGATCGCCGAGAACATGCAGGCGGCCAAGCGCAAGATCCCGCATTTCACGCTGGTCGACGAATTCGACATGACCGCGCTCGAGGAAACGCGCGCCATGATGAACAAGGACCGCGGGGGCCAGCCCAAGCTGACCGTCCTGCCCTTCCTCATCACCGCGATGGCGAAAGCGCTGCCCGACTATCCGATGCTCAACGCCACCTATGACGACGAGGCCAACATCATCACCCGTTCGGGTGCGATGCATCTCGGCATGGCGGCCCAGACCGACGCGGGGCTGATGGTCCCCGTCATCAAGAATGCCGAAGCCAAGTCGGTGTGGCAGCTTGCCAGCGAGATCAACCGCCTCGCGGAAGAAGCGCGCAGCGGCAAGATCGACCGCGCCGACCTCCAGGGCGCGACCATCTCGCTGTCGTCGCTCGGCCCGATGGGCGGCCTCGTCTCGACCCCCGTGATCAGCCCGCCGCAGGTGGCGATCATCGCGGTCAACAAGATGCAGGAACTGCCCGTCATCGAGGATGGCGAGATCGTCGCGAAGAAGAAGATGAACCTCTCGCTGTCCTGCGACCACCGTGTCGTCGACGGTTGGGACGCGGCCAGCTTCCTCCAGCACCTGCGCAGCTTCATCGAAAACCCGATCCGGCTGCTCAGCGCCTGA
- a CDS encoding alpha-ketoacid dehydrogenase subunit beta, whose protein sequence is MAVMNMIQALNDAHKVAMRADDDVVVFGEDAGYFGGVFRVTEGLQKEFGKTRAFDAPISENGIAATAVGMAAYGLKPLIEIQFADYIYPAYDQIVSEVAKMRYRTAGEWTMPMVIRSPYGGGIYGGQTHSQSPESLFTHIAGLKVVVPSNPYDAKGLLLAAVADPDPVIFFEPKRIYNGPFSGHHDQPVVPWSKAENSEVPEGHYTVPLGKANVVREGEALTVLTYGTMVHVTAAAMEEADVDAEIVDLRTLVPLDIETIEASVKKTGRCLIVHEAPRTSGFGAELSALVTERCFYHLEAPVERVTGWDTPYPHAYEWTYFPGPARIKTALKKVMAD, encoded by the coding sequence ATGGCCGTCATGAACATGATCCAGGCGCTCAATGACGCGCACAAGGTCGCCATGCGCGCCGATGATGACGTCGTCGTCTTCGGCGAGGATGCTGGCTATTTCGGCGGCGTCTTCCGCGTCACCGAGGGGCTCCAGAAGGAATTCGGCAAGACCCGCGCCTTCGACGCGCCGATCAGCGAAAACGGCATCGCCGCCACCGCCGTCGGCATGGCCGCTTATGGCCTGAAGCCGCTGATCGAGATCCAGTTCGCCGATTACATCTACCCCGCCTACGACCAGATCGTCAGCGAAGTCGCCAAGATGCGCTATCGCACCGCGGGTGAATGGACGATGCCGATGGTCATCCGCTCGCCCTATGGCGGCGGCATTTACGGCGGCCAGACGCACAGCCAGTCGCCGGAATCGCTCTTCACCCACATCGCGGGGCTAAAGGTCGTCGTGCCGTCCAATCCCTATGACGCCAAGGGGCTCCTGCTGGCCGCGGTCGCCGACCCCGACCCTGTCATCTTCTTCGAGCCCAAGCGCATCTACAACGGCCCCTTCTCGGGTCACCACGACCAGCCGGTCGTGCCCTGGTCGAAGGCGGAAAACAGCGAGGTGCCCGAGGGCCACTATACCGTGCCGCTCGGCAAGGCGAACGTGGTCCGCGAGGGCGAGGCGCTCACCGTCCTCACCTATGGCACCATGGTCCATGTGACCGCCGCGGCGATGGAAGAGGCCGATGTCGATGCCGAGATCGTCGACCTGCGCACCCTCGTGCCGCTCGACATCGAGACCATCGAGGCGAGCGTGAAGAAAACCGGCCGCTGCCTCATCGTCCATGAAGCGCCGCGCACTTCGGGCTTCGGCGCCGAACTCTCGGCGCTGGTCACCGAACGCTGCTTCTATCACCTCGAAGCGCCGGTCGAGCGCGTGACGGGTTGGGACACCCCCTATCCCCACGCCTATGAATGGACCTATTTCCCGGGCCCCGCCCGCATCAAGACTGCACTCAAGAAAGTGATGGCCGACTGA